The Buchnera aphidicola (Rhopalosiphum padi) genome segment TTTTTTAAAATAATTATCTTTACATCCACTTACGCCTACAATATAAAAACCATGTGCAATAATAACTTCCTGTATTTTTTTCCAATTTACTTGATTTAGTAAATTTGATACATTAACAATAATAGGGGCATTTTTAAAGAATTGAGGATATTCTTGAATTTTTTTATATAGCGATTTACTGATTAAATCTATATTATTAGTGTTTAAATATAGTACTAATAATGTAAAATTGCTACCTTTCAGTTCAATAGGAATTTTTTGCATATATATTGCTCAATAATATTTAATTATATGCACATGAAATATAAATTATATTTTTATATTAAAAAATTGAAAAATAATAAGTTTGATTAAATTATAATATAAATGTTATATGATAACAATTTCTATTTTTTATTAAAATTATTGAAAGTAAAAAATACTTTGACTAAAACAAAATTAAATCAGTTTATAACTTTACAAAAGAACGCTATAGTTTAAATTTATTTAGTTTGAATTTATTAAAATTTTACAATTTAAAGAGAAAAAATATTGATATTTTCTAAAAACAGTAAACTTGTACTGCGTCATCAAAAAATTTTTAAAAATAAAAAAGTTTTTTTTTCAGGGAATATAGAAGATCAACTACCTATACATTTATTAACTATAAAAACTAAAATACATCTTCAAAAAAGTCAAAATTTAAAAAAAACAAATGATAATAAAAATATCACTTTTTATCGTCAATTATTAGTCTCACAAGATACCGTTAAAGACTATAATACATTAATTTATTTTTGGCCTAAAAACAAATCTGAAGCAACATTTCAATTATTTAATATACTATCCTATTTTCCTATTGAAAGTGAAATTTTTATTGTAGGAGGAAATTCAAGTGGAGTAAAAAGTGCAAAGTTAATATTAAAAGAATGGATTAAATTGAATAAAGTAGATAATGCAAATCATTCTATTTTAATGTCAGGCATTCTGGTTAACAAAAAAAAATTTATACTAGAAAACTTTTTTAAAACACATGTTTGGAAAAACTTAATTATAAAATCTCTACCAGGTGTTTTTGGTCATAAAAAAATAGACGAAGGTAGCAAACTTCTTGCATCTACTTTTTCTAAAAAAATTAATGGAAAAATATTAGATGTTGGATGTGGATCAGGTTTTTTATCAGTATCTTTATTAAGAAAATCGCCTAAGTGTCTTTTAACGATGATAGATAGAAAAATGTCTGCATTAATATCAAGTCAAGCTACGCTTGATGCAAATTTTTTTAAGGGAGAAGTTTTATCAAGTGATATTTATTCAAATGTTTTTAATAAATTTAACATGATTATTTCTAATCCACCTTTTCATAATGATCTAAAAACAAATTTTAATACAACAAAAAAAATAATATTTAATTCTATAAAGCACTTAAAGAAAAATGGAGAATTAAGATTTGTTACAAATCAATGTTTTAGCTATGATTTTTATTTAAAAAAAGTTTTTTCTGATTTTTTTATAATCAAAAAAAATGAAAGATATAAAGTATATCAAGCTTTTTTAAAAAAAATTTAATTTTTTGGTACCCGGAGCGGGACTTGAACCCGCAAAGCTTTAAAAGCCGAGGGATTTTAAGTCCCTTGTGTCTACCAATTTCACCATCCGGGCTTTATTTGAAAATTATTTATAGGCGTATCCCGGAATCGAACCGGGTTATACGGATTTGCAATCCGCTACATAGCCAATCTGTCAACACGCCTTTATTTAAATACATTATAGAAAAAAAAAAACAAAATTACAAATAAAATTTTATTAATAAAATATTTAAATTGTAAAAATAAAAAAATATCTTTACATTAAGTCATGTAATGTTCTAATATTAGAAAGTATTTTATGTATTTTTTTAATTCACTTTTTATCTGGAGAGGTGGCCGAGTGGTTTAAGGCAGCGGTCTTGAAAACCGCCGATGAGAAATCATCCGAGAGTTCGAATCTCTCTCTCTCCGAAAAAAATAAAAATACAAACTAAAATTAAACAACATCTCCCTAAAAAATATTTTTATATTTAAACATTTTACTAATCAGACAAAACTTCAATTTCTACACGACGATCAGGTGCTAAACAACTAATTAATAAAGGTCTACTAGATATATCTTTACATATCTGATTAGTTAAAGGAAATTCATTTCCCATCCCTTGAATAGTTATTTTATCTTGAGAAATACCATGTGAAGTAAAATAATTTTTAATACTATATGCACGATCTTCAGATAATTTTTGATTATATTCTTTATTTCCTATTCTATCAGCATGGC includes the following:
- the rsmC gene encoding 16S rRNA (guanine(1207)-N(2))-methyltransferase RsmC is translated as MIFSKNSKLVLRHQKIFKNKKVFFSGNIEDQLPIHLLTIKTKIHLQKSQNLKKTNDNKNITFYRQLLVSQDTVKDYNTLIYFWPKNKSEATFQLFNILSYFPIESEIFIVGGNSSGVKSAKLILKEWIKLNKVDNANHSILMSGILVNKKKFILENFFKTHVWKNLIIKSLPGVFGHKKIDEGSKLLASTFSKKINGKILDVGCGSGFLSVSLLRKSPKCLLTMIDRKMSALISSQATLDANFFKGEVLSSDIYSNVFNKFNMIISNPPFHNDLKTNFNTTKKIIFNSIKHLKKNGELRFVTNQCFSYDFYLKKVFSDFFIIKKNERYKVYQAFLKKI